A section of the Amblyomma americanum isolate KBUSLIRL-KWMA chromosome 2, ASM5285725v1, whole genome shotgun sequence genome encodes:
- the LOC144119590 gene encoding uncharacterized protein LOC144119590, with the protein MVAETSTTSALTPDDLATATLLSADYSDTKLHRMKLTGKVRERSRNSNYRRTRQRVEEWATTTDFNAVASSTSAVERDAADQLFPTQAAVVAIDGDTTRQGTEARPSIRDPRQQELESVDPVEYSHTASVVPEPDCVSHPPASEATAQSARTKPKDSGVGNRTPPAARIDAAEPNPEADMANQEELNREQVQNLLEHLALLAAENPRGWTVAGAIAHIASIPSCTGCVEEFSAQVTNRKALRLLTEEYLVNTMGMNFGMALKVCDVIRSLIPAVDHATT; encoded by the exons ATGGTG GCTGAGACAAGCACCACGTCTGCACTGACTCCTGATGACCTGGCGACTGCGACGCTACTCTCTGCGGACTATAGCGACACGAAGCTACACAGGATGAAGCTAACAGGGAAG GTACGCGAACGCTCACGCAATTCTAATTACAGACGAACTCGGCAACGCGTTGAAGAGTGGGCAACTACAACTGACTTCAACGCCGTCGCTTCGTCCACCAGTGCCGTGGAGAGAGACGCAGCTG ATCAGCTGTTCCCTACTCAAGCTGCGGTCGTTGCTATCGACGGGGACACAACCCGACAAGGCACAGAAGCGCGTCCCTCCATAAGAGATCCTCGCCAGCAGGAACTAGAGAGCGTGGATCCCGTGGAGTACTCGCACACTGCATCTGTTGTTCCGGAGCCTGACTGCGTGTCACATCCCCCCGCGTCCGAAGCCACTGCTCAATCGGCGCGGACCAAGCCG AAGGACTCTGGTGTGGGGAACCGTACTCCGCCAGCAGCCAGGATCGACGCTGCTGAACCTAATCCAGAGGCGGACATGGCTAACCAGGAGGAACTGAACCGGGAGCAAGTGCAAAACTTGCTGGAGCATCTAGCGTTGCTCGCTGCTGAGAACCCTCGTGGCTGGACGGTTGCGGGTGCTATTGCCCACATCGCGTCAATTCCAAGCTGCACAGGATGTGTCGAAGAATTCAGTGCCCAGGTAACCAACAGGAAAGCCTTGCGCCTGCTTACTGAGGAATACCTGGTAAATACCATGGGCATGAACTTTGGGATGGCTCTCAAGGTATGCGACGTGATCAGGTCCCTGATACCCGCCGTGGATCACGCGACAACATGA